GTCACGGACGACTCGACCGGCACGGTCAAGGTCACCCAGGCCGACAAGAACGAGATCAAGGACGGCGACACCTCCCGGGTCTACTTCCGCAACGGCACCGACGGCGACGGCAACGCGGTGCGGATGATGACCCGCCCGCTCGGCCCCATCACCACGGCGGGCGGGCAGACCGGCCCGTACATCGGACTGATCGTCGCGGTGCCGCTCAAGAGCACCGAGACCACGCTCAACGACCTGGCCCTGATACTGCTGCTGGTCTCCGGCATCGGGGTGCTCGGCGCCGGGGCCGCGGGGCTCGCCGTGGCGCGGGCCGGGCTGCGTCCCGTCGACAACCTCACCGAGGCCGTCGAGCACGTCGCCCGCACCGAGGACCTCAGCATCCGCATCCCGATCGAGAACGACGCCGAGGACGAGGTGGCCCGCCTCTCCCACTCGTTCAACTCGATGACCACGGCCCTCGCCAACTCCCGTGAGCTGCAACAGCAGTTGATCGCGGACGCCGGGCACGAGCTGCGCACCCCGCTCACCTCGCTGCGCACCAACATCGAGCTGCTCGCGCGCAGCGAGGAGACCGGGCGCCCGCTGCCCGCCGCCGATCGCAAGGCGCTGCTGGCGTCGGTGAAGGCGCAGATGACGGAGCTGGCGGCGCTGATCGGCGACCTCCAGGAGCTGGCCCGCGCGGAGGGGCAGCGCGGTGAGCGCGTCCAGGTGGTCTCCCTGGAGGACACCGTCGAGTCGGCGCTGCGCCGGGCGCGGCTGCGCGGACCCGAACTGACCATCAGCGCCGACCTCCAGCCCTGGTTCGTGCGGGCGGAGCCGTCGGCGCTCGAGCGGGCGCTCGTCAACATCCTCGACAACGCGGTGAAGTTCAGCCCGGAGGGCGGCACGATCGAGGTGCGTCTCGACGGCGGTGTCCTGACCGTCCGCGACCACGGCCCCGGCATCCCCGAGGACGAACTCCCGCACGTCTTCGACCGGTTCTGGCGTTCCCCGAGCGCCCGCGCGCTGCCCGGCTCGGGGCTCGGCCTGTCCATCGTGGCCCGCA
The sequence above is a segment of the Streptomyces griseoviridis genome. Coding sequences within it:
- a CDS encoding HAMP domain-containing sensor histidine kinase yields the protein MSKVGRRFRALPIRARLSLLVAAAVAFAVAAVSVTCWFIVQGKLYDQLNNDLQRGMRGPGQIQQAEIAINNCSESPQGNGFFRNNYSQVVTETGRVCVTDDSTGTVKVTQADKNEIKDGDTSRVYFRNGTDGDGNAVRMMTRPLGPITTAGGQTGPYIGLIVAVPLKSTETTLNDLALILLLVSGIGVLGAGAAGLAVARAGLRPVDNLTEAVEHVARTEDLSIRIPIENDAEDEVARLSHSFNSMTTALANSRELQQQLIADAGHELRTPLTSLRTNIELLARSEETGRPLPAADRKALLASVKAQMTELAALIGDLQELARAEGQRGERVQVVSLEDTVESALRRARLRGPELTISADLQPWFVRAEPSALERALVNILDNAVKFSPEGGTIEVRLDGGVLTVRDHGPGIPEDELPHVFDRFWRSPSARALPGSGLGLSIVARTVQQAGGEVALTRAPDGGTVATVRLPGAPTPPPADPPL